AATTTTATTTTACATTCAAAAAATAAATTTGATTAATATATCAGTACTTTTTCTGATACTGTTCCCTTATCAGTTCGTAATCTAACGAAATAAATTCCTGTATTTACATTATTATCAAATTGAATTATTCTTGATGTTACTTCTTTTTGTTTGTAAATTTCTTGTCCCAATACATTGTAAACATCAATTTGCAAGATTTCAATATCTGAATTTATATTAATTTTAAATCCGTCATTCAAACCGATAATATTTATCTCATTATTTTGTACATTATTAATTCCTGTAAAAGCAGATTGTTCACCGCCGGTAAAATCACCAAATTCAGTAACTGTACCTGTTATTTGATTTCCTGAAACTTGATTTAGTAATACCCATTCATCTGCATATAATGCTCCGTAAATTTCTGATTCAGAACCAACAATATCACCGGCAACATAATCCAGTGTAATATCATATTCCGGACTTGTTATTCCGTTTGCCAAAACTTGCCAATATCTGTTTAAATAATTATCATTACTGCTGTTGTTCGGATGTTTTGCATTAATAACCGAAATACTGACATTTGCATCAGTAAAATTACCGTTTGTTATATCAATTTCAGCCGGACTGTAATCAGGATTTTCCGT
The genomic region above belongs to Bacteroidales bacterium and contains:
- a CDS encoding T9SS type A sorting domain-containing protein; its protein translation is MKKIILFFSVLLFSVTVWSQSLSISSGTSFHVPETMSLILSDAVDLNNDSESSTFNGNIKFIGSEEQIISGTVPVNISNMYIDNTGILLENDVFIISEIEMQNGIINLQSNNLTIGSDAIISGDYSNECMLVSDVNGIFIRNVSGNGIYFFPVGDITENPDYSPAEIDITNGNFTDANVSISVINAKHPNNSSNDNYLNRYWQVLANGITSPEYDITLDYVAGDIVGSESEIYGALYADEWVLLNQVSGNQITGTVTEFGDFTGGEQSAFTGINNVQNNEINIIGLNDGFKININSDIEILQIDVYNVLGQEIYKQKEVTSRIIQFDNNVNTGIYFVRLRTDKGTVSEKVLIY